The genomic stretch actgctttcaaaaatattttcctagACTGTACttactctcttttctcttaAAACAACATACTAAGCCTTAAtgccactatgtggggtcgtctacatgaattctaacttgcCAATCATTTCTACCTGTGGgtttatcttttgtaagacGTCCCTTTTCTTGGTCTTCCAAAGAGTCCCTTGCcatatttttcttggttttcctcTGCCGGTCTACCTCTTTTGTTAAACAtttgttccattccatccactctcctcacaagagcctCTAACAGTCTACTTCTCACATCTCAAATTATCTTAATCATGTCTCACACATATTATCTCTTTTCTCTAGTgctaaacaaaacaaaatctaTTGTATATAAGATTACAAAAATCTATCCAACTAACTtttatatcattaaatattCAATCTCAATTTATAGAACATAATAGATCAATTAACTtttatatcattaaatattCAATCTCAATATATAGAACATAATAGATCTCCATGAAAGCAAATTCACCGCCTCAGGAAACATGGCTCTAACAGTTATACATTAAGTTACCTTGATAATAGTTTGATCGTAAAGAAGTGGCAATATTTCAGGAAGGAGGCCTTTAATGAGGTTAGGCTTATTGTGAGCTGCTGTACTTAAAGCCATGACGGCTGCCCGCCGAACATGCTGCAcaatcaaaaaagaaacagaaagaaCAAACAAGGAGAATTAAACAAGTAATAGACCATGACACTCAACAAAaccaaaatgtgaaaaacaCCCCACAGGTATCCACAAACCCACCATGTTAAATGCAATGTAAAAGTAAAATACAGCTATCCACAATTTAGAACAATATTTAtcagtaatttaaaagttaccCGATCATGATCTCTAATAAGCATAAAAAATGATGATATCTCAGGGTATATTATATCATCTATCTTTTCAGGGCGCTCAACTATCGAATATTTTACAGCAATGACAACAGTTGCTCTGGTAAATGCAGCCTGACTGGTTGTGCGTTCCTGCAGTAATACACATTAAAGCAGCATTGCCCTGAGAAAAGCTAATATATGGCCTAGAAAATGTGCACATAAAAATATAGCCCTTGACACACTTCACCTTCAGAGCAGGAATGAGTTTTCCAGGTTCAATAAGTGCAATTTTACCCAGACACTCAGCTACCACATTGCGAACACCCTCTTCCTCACTTTCACAGTGGTTGAAAAGCAAATTAAGTATCTTTTCAACACTGGAATCCTGAAACTCAGATTTATCCACAGATTGCCTCACTATAACCTGAAAGGATTCACATGTACATCATATAAGAGAATGTTGTAGTTGATACTGCttcagaaaataaaattgaatgctGAGAGGATCATTTTGTTCAATGAACAGACCTCTTTCAAAGAATGAAGCAGAAGATACTGCTTCTTTTGCTGGTTATCAATTTGATCCAAAATAAAGGGCAAATATTTTGACAGATTACCAACAGCAATATTTCCAAGAGCATAAGATGCAGCAGACTTGATCTCCTCAAAAGGAGACTGGAAAGACTCAATAACAACATTTTCTATATGTGCATGCAAGCTTAGATCTTTTCTTCTCCCGATCTCTCCCAAACATAGCAAGGCAAGGTGTTGCTTAGTCTAAAACACAGAAGatcaaaggtgtcagaaaacaAATGCCAAAGACATATTTGCCAAATCAAATgccaatttttatatattaggGCTGGAACAGATAAAAATCAATAGTACACCATTCCCTGTCTAAACAAAACAAGGACGCATAAGCAAGTTCATGTTTAACTAGATATAATCACAAAGTAAGCAAGCTTTGACACAAACAAATCAATTCGATCATTTAACCAATTGGGAGAAAACACATAATATCCACAGAGAAATAGAAACATCACAAGAAGTGCGTAACAAAGACACATTGCCAATCACCATAAGTGTAAACTTTGCATATTTAAATCATCTGCAGATTTGTCAGCTAAGTACATGATATAAACAAGAACAATACAATAATTACCTTCTTTactttagttttttaattttgaatcagCATTTATTAACCAACCCAGCCAACATAATTCTTTGACCAGATAATTTGCAAGCAGATGCAAAGTTAGTGTCATCCTGCAACTGATATAAATTGGATGGCTCAAACTTAATCTTCATTAAATAATAGACTGGGTGATTGTACACATGAAATTTGACAAGTTCCAATTATAGCAATTCCCTCATTTACTTGATTAAGCCCCTTATAGAAAATATAGAATATGGAAGGGAATAAAGTAATGTGCTAGCATCACAACCTTTTAGTTCAAGTATTACTACTAATAAGACTTGTTCCAAATTCATGATAAAAGAAGCACATGATCCATATCAACTATTAAGAATACAGAAGCTACAAATTACAAGGAACGATAGAGTTAATAGGTAACAAACATTATTATTTACTTGTCTTCAATGAAATAAGTTTGCACAAATTAACCCTGTGATAATGTCATCTAATTGGTGATGATGCAATCTTCTGCAGGCATCGAAGCAAATGACAAACAACTAACAAGTAGTAATCTAGACAAAAAATGCTTACCGAATTGGAACTGGTATCATCTTTTAGGATATCTGTAAGCATTTTTACCGTAGAAAAACACTTCTGATCATCCGCTGTAAGACAAAGAACAGCTACACACTGAGCTATCGAAAACAATGCTTGTTTTGCAACACCTCCAGACTGAGGGGACGGTTTAGCAGTTGAAAGAAGAGAGTCAAGCAAAGCATCAAAACTTGTGTTGGCAGAATAAACCAAGGCAGCAAAGAAGTTCTGTAAAGCCTGCAGCATCCAAGAGAGAGCTTACCAATGATGCACATGATGgacaaaacattgattctaaatTAAAGCCAAAGTAATACCAAAAGGGCTTGCCCCTGCAGCAACGAGCTTCTTATTAATGTCAGTGCCTGAGGGAGAACTTTATTTCTAACACTCAAACCAACATTAGGTATTGACTTTCTGTCAGCCATCAAGGTGCAGCAGAGTTCGAGGGCTAGTGCCGTCATATGCAAGTCTGAGTCACTGATGTGCATGTTCAGCGTTAAAATGGGGTTAGCATTCAGAACACAACTTggaaaaccaaagaaaataaaaaatacaagaagaaaCTGAGAAGAAATTGTACAGAAATAGATTATTGAAGAAATGACTAAAAaggaaatttagaagaaaaatgcCTAGAACCTTATCAAAGTTGAAAGTTCAGCAATAATGACTTCATAAGCAGCTGGCCCAATTTTATCACCATAGGCAACAATTAGAGAATTCAATGTCCCCAGTGTTGCCTGTCTCAGTGCCCTGTTAGCCTGTTCCCAAGAAGAAGCGAGCCAATCAAATATTCAGTCATCTAAAATTACCCAAATATATCAGTAAGTGAATATTGTAGAATAATAGTAGACAACTTACCTTCCGTAAGAATGCAGTTAGCTCTGCAATAATATGCTCTAGAACACATGAGAGGTCTATCCGCAGTGGCGAAGCAGCTATGACAGAAAAAGCCTGGAAGCAAACATCACGGTTTAGCATTCTTAAACCAATAGATCAACAATGGGCATCAAGTATTCAATGAAAGTGTTCAGCTTCTTTGAATAAGGACTTTAAATCACACTGAAAAGATGCATGTCATACGTTACACTTTAACAAAGTAAAATGCACAATGTGTTATGACCACCAAAATCATTCCATCTTAAAGTATTAAATAAGGGAGTGGAGGAGGATGGGGGATAACATTAACTTCTTGGTAATGAAATACGCATACGATTATCAAAATACCTAAATGAAATTTTAgatttcccatttcatttttaACATAGGGTTCAGCTTGTATGACTAGAAAGATTCAGTCTGTTATCAACCATGGAATTGCAGTATTTAGATCATCTACCAGCTTGTGAGAAGGCAATCAAGAAGTATGACAACGTTCAGAGATAAAGTGTGAAAACCCGAAAGAAATGTCCTAATATGTCCCCTCCCCCTCCCCAaaaaccaccccccccccccaaaaaaaataataataataataaaataaaagcaaaaattaCTTCCTTTATTATTTCATTAGCAATGAAGATGCTAATTGATTATAAACTCTTACCATtctgttttatttattatgatagGTAATTAACTTGGGTTCTTCTCAACAAGTAAAACACAAATTCCCACACCAAATCCATATGAAGATAAAAACAGAATCGAGACAAAATAGTATTAAATGCAGGGAACAAAGGACAAAACTTCTTCtaagaaaagtaagaaacagacCTCGCAGGTTTACTATCAAACTGAAGGCCAAGGTCCCTGAAAAATTTGGCTTCATGCCTAGTAAGTTAAAAATGAAGACTGCCCACTTATTCAGACATATGATGCAAAGGTCAAAAAACAAACATGACTTGCATATCATGCTTATAGTCCTCAAAAAAAAGGAGCCTATGACAGAGTCCCTAAAGAAGTCAGTGGATGATTTTATATTTAGAGAAACAAGGCGTCGGGGCTTCTTATATATAGGTTACAAAAGACATTATCAAGCTTCAAGCGAAAATGTGAGCTAGACTTTATAAAACAGATATTGTGACTCTTCCAATCAAAAAGGAAATTCAGGACCCACAATGAATCCTTACACTTTGCTCTAGTGATGGATGAACTCAAAAAGTACATCATTAACTCTAGTGCTAGAAGGCATTCCTTAATGTATGTTATTCACaaataatattgttattgttattggaTAAGGGAAAAAAGACATGAGTATTAAGCTTGAATTGTAGAGGCACACTTTAGAATACAAAGTCTATAAGTTGAACAGGTAGACAattgaatatatggaatataaatttgataaaaataaagtcTGAATGATATCGTTCTGAGACTTAACCGTCAAATTATTCctaaaaaagagaaatttagaTTATCAATCATCAATAGTATAACAAGAATGGGAGATTATTGAGTATGCTACCCATAAAATCCAGGCAAGAAagttaaaatggagaaatattTTCAGTATGTTATGAAATTGTAAAATCtctttaaagctaaaagaaaagttttatTGAGCAATTATAAGACTGGCTTTGCCATATGACAGTAATGCTGGGCAGTTAAGCAACAACACATGCAAAAGCGTGAATGAGATGAGAATGTTACAGTGGATGTACGaccatataagaaaagacaaaattagaaaCAAGATTATTGTAATACGGTTGCAGCAGTgactaatgaaaataaaatgcatgaaaatagtttttttttttttttaaagaatgtAAAATgcatgaaacatatttaaaatgtCTTGCACATATGATGAGAGTGGATAGAATGgaagaagtttgtagcaaaagatgTAACATCCccaaaaaaaaactcttaacgGAAACCCTTAGATATTACACAAGTTATAACAAGCttataaaagaaataagcaCTGGCACATATGATTGAAGAGCTAGAACCATATAACTAACCCAACTTAGTCGAATGAAGACTTCTgatcaacaacatatcaagccttaattccactgGGTGGGGCTGgcctacatgaattctagctcactCATTATTATCTATGGTCATATATTCTCTGAGACTCTTATATAATACCTAAGTGtcccaccaaatttttcttggtcttcctctacccctTTTGCTAAAGATTTGTTCCATACCATCCACCAAGACTTCTAAAAaagtaattagttcatcaatgAGATAAATAATTTTCTGGTTTCATGAATCCATAACTTCCATCTCCAGTCATCCACAATAATATTCCACACATCTAGCCTCTAATACATGAGAGACTATTACATCTATGCAAGATTTGAGAACTACACAAGGATAATAGATTGAGATGTACAAACATTAAAAATTGACACTAGTGTCAACTAAATCATTTCACTTTTGAGTAAGACCCCTTGCAACCATGTCTGTTATGTCATGCATAATATTATGATTAtaagacaaataaaaaattcaagtatAAATTGCTTTGCCAAAAATAGCTTCCCATCAACAAGACCATTAAGACCCAACCTTCACAGCAGTAAGACGGGTTATCTCGTTCCCCATCCGATCAACCAGAACTGGAAGGCATGATGGCAGTTCGCCTTTGAGGTTATCACCAAATGTTGAAATGGCAAGTCCCATGCAAGAAATTGCACACTCCTTAACCTCCTGTAAAAGAAGTATCATAAGGCAGGAAACATGCACAATGTTATCAGTTTGTAAAGATAATCCACTAACCTGGTCTTGATCTTGATTTGTTAATCGTGACATGATGGCATTATATATGGGGTGAACATAGGGCTTGAAATCAAAACCATAGACCTGAGCAACATGGCCATTAGTGCCTCGGAGAATTGTCAGTTAATAACTCAAATATAAAAGGGTAAAAGTAGTCTCACCTCAAAGTTAGGCCTTACAACACGAACAAGTTCCCCACATACTCTTAATGCCTCAGCAGTAACTTTGTAATAGCGCTCACCAACAGCAGATAAAACAGGAGAAGAAAGTGCCTGGAGAAACATCCGTAATAAACAATCATTATAGAGCAACACTCTATGTAGATAGGGTATTACAAAGTGAGGTTATATTAAGGTGAAGGTTATTCATTTAGATTAATGAAAAGGCATATTAAAATGAGAACGTAAATCACGCTGATGGGATGTTGAACCTAGATGAAGAGATAATCAAGACAAGGAATTGTATGGTAACATTCAGAATTCGAAGTTTGCATTATATACACTTACATATCACTTTCTTTTTTAATGAATAGTGACCGTTTAATACAAAAAGCTTCTCatggattttcttttttcaacaacaatcacaagcctcaATCCCACTTCTTCTTTAGCAATTTCAGTTTCTTCAGGAGAGATTTTCTTTTAGAGATTTCCTTAAAAAGTGCTTTTTTGTGAATCCCTGCCACGAAAAAGTTTTAGAAGTTTGCTTTTATTGCATTAATTAGCATCAGCTTTGTTATGATCATCTGCCCCCAGAACTTCATGTCACATCAGTATACAAGACAAACATAAACCTGGAAGTTGCTAGTGCTACCCTAATAGGGAAGAAAAATTCAGCTACCAAACTTTTATGGTCAGATTATTTTCAGTTATTATAGGCTACCTTCAATTCAGTATATCTAACATTTACTCAACATTTATGAATcccctatttatatatatataaaagcattCAACCATGCATTAGCTTCCTCTAATTAGCACCGCCATCACAtctatataaatttcaaatctaAGCACTAGAGGATTAATACTCCAAATGTACTCCATTTCCAAGTTCTTTTAAGGAACTCTATTTTCAAGGAGTTTTCTACCTACACAAATAACAAGGTAACTGATGTAGGACGATTAACGAAACaaatagaagaagaattgaACCAAAAGTGTTAAAAGGAAATATCACATAAGCTGTTTTAGATTTGCTGTTATTCAGTTATATTGTGTATATAGCTTTCTGTTGTAGCAGCAGTTATTTTTAAACTTGTGCTTCCTATTTGCGCTTCTTGTTATTTCCTTTATTATGTCGGTAGTCTAGACTTGGCTGAGTATATAATCAGCTTAGTCTTATTTTCTGTATTCATTCAATTCATAAATCAGAATATTCAGAATGTTCTTCTTCTCATTTGTTTGCGTTCTATTCTCTGCCCTAGCTCGATCTTTACAGTTCTATTCTCTGCCCTAGCTCGATCTTTACAAAAAGAAGCAACATCCTAGGGACGAGAAAGGGAGGCACAACCATGAGGGGCAGAACCATCATTAGTTTCCATTAGTTTCtgttttaattgatttaattttatcattacagCTGATGTCTACTTTAGTCTTTTctgttttagggtttttttcaATTGCGTTTAGGGTTGCTGATTGCTAGGTAGTATTTAAACACTTTTCTCTTGTTTGAGAGAGAGTTTTTTTCAATAAACTTATGAGTTTACCCTAAGTTGCTGGTGGAATCCAGTTCTCTTTGTTTCCCTAAGGTCTTTGCTTGAAACCTTTACTTCTGGCTGCGTAAGTAACTGAGTTATATTTGAAGATTTCCTGTATTCAGAAATACTCATTCTCCCCTATTTCTAGTTACTACTTGTAAGGGTGACCAGAAACTGTCCAAAATTCAGAGGCAGTGCTTTTACATTACAGCAAGTTATGCTCAGTAGCACCTATGTTTCgcccaaaaatacaaaaattgataTCCACAGTTAATATCTTAATTCAGAAGATAAAACTACCAAAAAATAACTGGTGACTGCATTATTCAAAAGTTACACAAGTCAGGGAGTTGCTAAACATTAGATGCAGCTTGTGTGGATACTACAGAAAGACAGAAGCATTAAAAATGTACCATACAACCTAAGGTGAGTTGAATGAGGCATTTTCAATTCCTCAACCAAATTTGATCTTATACCTTAATATAAGGGTGAAAAACAGAAGGCACGTGGGAAGCCAATACTAGTTTTGTAAATATCAGGGCCTCAATCTTCAAATTTGATGTTGCAGATTTGTCCTGGTTAAGGATAACAGGAAATTGAGATGGTAGCATTGGTATCCATATATGagaatacataataaatatagAAATCAGATTTCACACAAGTAAATACCAATAACACAAGATTCTTTTAATAACATAAAAGATTTTTACTCACACACAAGGCTTTTTCAATTCCAGGAATAAGCAACCCAATATGATCTGCAAGGCAATCAGGCAAGACAATAACAAGTTCTTTCAGAACTGAAAACGCACCAACCTGCAGGCAATGAAGGCCTcataaattttagaaacaacAACATAGAATATTTGCAGTATTAAAGTGAACGTATACCTTTGTCTTAATAGACTTCTCGCGTAACTGCCTCGTGATAGATCTAACAATCTTGGGTACTTCTTGCTTCAATAACCATCTTGGACTGCAGAAGATGCTACAAGTGTTAGTTTTACTGATTATCATAACAGATGAAGATTCAACCAAAAGAGAATTTTCCTCAGCCAATAAGCAATCATGTTATCTATGGAAGAAAGCCCaataaacaattaattaaaatccaacCATTTAACACAATGAACCATACATCAGTATGAAGCAAACTGATGCTTTTGATATTCCTAAAGTTGCTAAAGGATTTCTACACATGCACATATGTGTACACTAGTTTCCCTATAACTCACATGTGAACAAGAAAGACACAGCAGCTCTTTACACACCACACACAaactttcaaaataattaagcATAATAATCCATAATGTCAAATATCAACCACATAGTCCGCCAACACAAACACTCCAAATACTATAGCAAACATATCAGACATATATTACCAATTCTACAAATAGGTCattcttgaaattaaaataaaactgtAGTGCGTAAAAATTTTGGTTAAAAATTGGTAAAACTAAGaataaattaatgattattgttaattttttataaacaccAGCACTACTCTACTTTTTCTCAAGGCATATGAAGATTTGTGTGCACGCCAGTTGGACCTTTCTCCATCCCAATATGCAGGCGTAAGATGTTTCAGATACTTCCACTGTCTGTCCCTATCCCTCTTGTATGTATACAACTTGCAAGATGCTAGTGTACAATGTTCTTTGATCTCATTGATCTGTTTCTCTCCTGTCTTTTGTTTTCTTCGTTCTTCCAGTCTCTCTTTTCCATGAtattctccttctctctctttaatCCTGCCACTCAGTTCCCCATCCTCTTCCTCCCCTATTAGCTCTCCACCACTACTTTCTCTAAACTTCCCTCAATTTTCTTGTACTTCTTCTACTTTGCTTTCTTGATATCCAATATAACTCAGACTTCAATCATCGTCGGGGACCATGCAGCACAAAAAGCTGCAGCATCCCCAAAGAAACTTGAAATTGTTTCatattaaaattctttatcgtattttttataaatcatgTGTGTCAAACCCCCAGTAGAAAGAGTACTTCAATTGATCATTCTTCAGATTTTATTGATGAAAAGAGCATATtgtttatttaagaaatatgaaCTGTAATATCTTGCCTTGTCTCATCTACATCAATTTGCCCCTTTGTGACATTTCCTGTCTGGCGAAGCAATTCAATAAAAGTATTGAATACATCCATCTGcagcataaaaaaataaaggataaGAGAGGAAAGGAACGGAAATTAGTGCTATGATCATGCAAGATTCCCACCCCCAAACAATGAATAAACAAAcctaaaaagaaggaaaaggaaaaaagaggcCATAGAAGCACATAAGATTTTTTCATAAAGTACCCTTTTGGCATTACCTTAACATTCTCCTCCCTTTCTTTAAACCTATCAATTAACTTCGGACAGGCCTGCAAAAGATCTGTCTGATAAGTAACTCACATTTCCTATTAAGATTTAGTCATGTACATACATGAAAAAACCTGAAAAGAACAAAGGAAGCAAATTTCCTTAGTCCTTACAGTACAGAAATGTTCAAGATCTTACTTCCTAGTTCAGAAGTTTATAGCAACTTTTAGGACATTATTGATGGGAATGCAAGATTGCTGCATCTGTCTGTTGTACAGATACCATAACAAGAAGTGACAAAAAAGTATCAGACCATCAAGAGTCTATGACTCAAAAACATATGCGAATACATACCTCTTCATAAAGCTTTGAGAGCATCTCAGGACGGGATACAATCAAAGCAGCTAAGCATTTAGCAGCAGCTCTTCTAACCTTCCAACtaatatcttcatcatctgTATATTCATTTGCACTCTCTCTACAAGGTCATAAAGCACGTAGATATCAGGGACAATTATATCAAGTAATTGGGCATCActattcaataataattatgcaaaaataattcatatttaGCATGCTAATAGGAGGAAAAACCACTtactcatcttcttcctcctcatgACTCTCATCATCAGTATCTTCCTCCATGTTATCAGTGAAATTAGGATCATAGCTAAGATATTCTAGAGTAAGATGAAGAATCTCATCACAGTAGGAAGATATATCCCTGGGGCACCTGAGCAGAAAGCTCTCTAAAGCCTGCAATCCAAATTAATGTGTCTCAGCTGGGAGATTGTAAACAGAACCTGTCAGAAAAATCTGTAGAAAGAGTTCGTGTATACAGTACCTGAAAACTATACTCACGAAGCTCCTCGTCATTCTCTGATGAACTTGTACAATAATTAACCAATACTGGTACAGAATCTCCAAGATGCGGACCAAAACGGTAACCAACAGCCCGGCTAAGACACAACAGTTCCATGGCTTGTTAACATGTTTCTCATCAAGTAATAAACAAGAGGATGCACTTTTGACTAGGAGTGAGAGTTAATGCAGTTTAGTTTCATACGAAGAGATCTCAGGACAGCTTCTCAGAAAGAAACTAAGGCAACATGAATACAAGCGAAACCAGGAATGATAGAATATATGCAGAATGATATTGAGGTGAAGTGAAAGGAACAATAAACAAACATAAGAATCAGGGAATAAGAGTGACGGAGGAGACTTAAATGGTAGGAAAAGAGTGAGGGAGGAGACTTAAATGGTAGGATAAGGACAATGCATGAAAGGAGACTGTTTCTTGGTTCTTACAtagtttttgagagaaaaaagaaaaaagcaatgAGAACAATTTCACAATAGAGCAAGTAGTTGTTAAGAAATGCCTATTGTCAAT from Diospyros lotus cultivar Yz01 chromosome 9, ASM1463336v1, whole genome shotgun sequence encodes the following:
- the LOC127809725 gene encoding cullin-associated NEDD8-dissociated protein 1, producing MANLALTGILEKMTGKDKDYRYMATSDLLNELNKEGFKLDSDLEMKLSNIVLQQLDDAAGDVSGLAVKCLAPLVKKVREQQVVEMTSKLCNKLLNGKDQHRDIASIALKTVISEVPSSSVAQSILVSISPQLIKGITGSGLSTEIKCECLDILCDVLHKYGNLMVSDHELLLGALLPQLSCNQATARKKTVSCIASLASSLSDDLLAKATVEVGKLLKNKGTKPEMARTNIQMIGALSRAVGYRFGPHLGDSVPVLVNYCTSSSENDEELREYSFQALESFLLRCPRDISSYCDEILHLTLEYLSYDPNFTDNMEEDTDDESHEEEEDEESANEYTDDEDISWKVRRAAAKCLAALIVSRPEMLSKLYEEACPKLIDRFKEREENVKMDVFNTFIELLRQTGNVTKGQIDVDETSPRWLLKQEVPKIVRSITRQLREKSIKTKVGAFSVLKELVIVLPDCLADHIGLLIPGIEKALCDKSATSNLKIEALIFTKLVLASHVPSVFHPYIKALSSPVLSAVGERYYKVTAEALRVCGELVRVVRPNFEVYGFDFKPYVHPIYNAIMSRLTNQDQDQEVKECAISCMGLAISTFGDNLKGELPSCLPVLVDRMGNEITRLTAVKAFSVIAASPLRIDLSCVLEHIIAELTAFLRKANRALRQATLGTLNSLIVAYGDKIGPAAYEVIIAELSTLISDSDLHMTALALELCCTLMADRKSIPNVGLSVRNKVLPQALTLIRSSLLQGQALLALQNFFAALVYSANTSFDALLDSLLSTAKPSPQSGGVAKQALFSIAQCVAVLCLTADDQKCFSTVKMLTDILKDDTSSNSTKQHLALLCLGEIGRRKDLSLHAHIENVVIESFQSPFEEIKSAASYALGNIAVGNLSKYLPFILDQIDNQQKKQYLLLHSLKEVIVRQSVDKSEFQDSSVEKILNLLFNHCESEEEGVRNVVAECLGKIALIEPGKLIPALKERTTSQAAFTRATVVIAVKYSIVERPEKIDDIIYPEISSFFMLIRDHDRHVRRAAVMALSTAAHNKPNLIKGLLPEILPLLYDQTIIKQELIRTVDLGPFKHVVDDGLELRKAAFECVDTLLDSCLDQVNPSSFIVPYLKSGLEDHYDVKMPCHLILSKLADKCPSAVLAVLDSLVDPLLKTISFRPKQNAVKQEVDRNEDMVRSAFRAIASLNRISGGDCSHKFKNLMSEISKSPTLWEKYCAIRNE